A stretch of Cryptosporangium aurantiacum DNA encodes these proteins:
- a CDS encoding trypsin-like serine peptidase: MSTPFAAAVAATEQERIGSDDSRQRISDMSAVPWRWLCSLDVTWPGSAADRFGRGSGMLIGPRHVLTAAHCIYRKRDAARPVSVYVAPARSGRSDPIGRFKGVAYSVSSCYLEALVVGKGVRKTRPNSRYDFAVVTLERDVTGHGYWGHPHEGRATHLRGLDGAFLTGKPVTVAGYPGDRDGGTVPFASTGTITVDPHQPGILLHTADTHGGQSGSPVWVRFRNGARYLVGIHTGPGTLDVTAGAYANNRSVHLSSEVVALVRSWMPGVRTV; this comes from the coding sequence ATGAGCACGCCTTTCGCGGCCGCCGTCGCGGCGACGGAGCAGGAACGGATCGGCTCCGACGATTCGCGGCAGCGCATCAGCGACATGTCGGCGGTGCCTTGGCGCTGGCTCTGCTCGCTAGACGTGACCTGGCCGGGCAGCGCCGCCGACCGGTTCGGCCGGGGCTCCGGAATGCTGATCGGCCCGCGGCACGTGCTGACGGCCGCGCACTGCATCTACCGGAAGCGGGACGCGGCCAGGCCGGTCTCGGTGTATGTGGCTCCTGCGCGCAGCGGCCGTTCCGACCCGATCGGCCGGTTCAAGGGGGTGGCGTACAGCGTGTCCAGTTGTTATCTCGAGGCCCTGGTCGTCGGCAAGGGGGTCCGCAAAACCAGACCGAACTCGCGGTACGACTTCGCGGTGGTCACGCTGGAGCGCGACGTCACCGGACACGGGTACTGGGGCCACCCGCACGAGGGCCGGGCGACCCACCTGAGGGGACTCGATGGCGCGTTCCTGACGGGGAAGCCGGTGACCGTCGCCGGCTATCCGGGTGACCGGGACGGGGGGACGGTGCCGTTCGCCAGCACCGGAACGATCACAGTGGACCCGCACCAGCCCGGAATTTTGCTGCACACCGCCGACACGCACGGGGGACAGAGCGGATCGCCGGTCTGGGTGCGATTCAGGAACGGCGCCCGCTACCTCGTCGGCATCCATACCGGCCCCGGGACCCTCGATGTCACGGCCGGCGCCTACGCGAACAACCGGTCGGTACACCTCAGCTCCGAGGTGGTGGCGCTGGTCAGGTCGTGGATGCCGGGAGTGAGAACGGTATGA